A region of Moorena producens PAL-8-15-08-1 DNA encodes the following proteins:
- a CDS encoding S9 family peptidase has protein sequence MTQPAHLAPYGSWKSPISADMIVQGSVRLGSIALDQKDVYWIEGRPAEAGRNVIVRRTPDGKSVDLTPEPFNARTRVNEYGGAAFAVKDGTIYFSNFADQRLYQQTPNSKPQPLTPIAHWRYGDGVIDQQRGRIICVGENHRVDGEPVNTLVSISLENGEDIQVLASGCDFYSSPRLSPDSSKLAWLSWNHPNMPWDGTQLWVAPILTDGSIGVAEAIAGGVDESVFQPEWSPDGVLYFVCDRTNWWNLYRWQPTQGEIEPLCEMEAEFGLPQWVFGMSTYGFDGANRIICTYTQAGNWHLASIDLKTKQRSDIATPYTSIADLKVTDNQAVFIAGSVTEASAIVQWDLTNGQINVLRKSSELAIDTGYLSRPQAIAFPTTNGLTAYGFFYPPQNKDYTAPKSEKPPLIVKSHGGPTAATSSAFNLKIQYWTSRGFAMLDVNYGGSTGYGRDYRQRLKNNWGIVDVEDCTNGAQYLAEQGLVDSERLAIAGGSAGGYTTLAALTFRDVFKAGASYYGISDLEVLAKDTHKFESRYLDGLIGPYPERKDLYQQRSPIHFTDQLSCPVIFFQGLEDKVVPPSQAEMMVAALKAKGLPVAYVTYEGEQHGFRKAETIKRTLEGELYFYSRVFGFELAEAIEPLTIYNY, from the coding sequence AGCGTTCGGTTGGGCAGCATTGCCCTTGATCAAAAGGATGTTTACTGGATTGAAGGGCGACCTGCAGAAGCTGGACGCAATGTAATCGTGCGACGCACCCCTGATGGCAAAAGTGTTGATCTGACTCCCGAGCCCTTCAATGCTCGGACTCGGGTTAACGAGTATGGTGGTGCTGCTTTTGCTGTTAAGGATGGCACAATTTACTTCTCTAATTTTGCTGACCAACGTCTGTACCAACAAACCCCAAACTCCAAACCCCAACCCCTAACCCCCATAGCTCACTGGCGCTATGGTGATGGGGTAATTGACCAGCAAAGGGGACGTATAATCTGTGTGGGAGAAAACCACAGGGTGGATGGGGAACCAGTCAATACCTTGGTTAGCATCAGCCTAGAAAATGGTGAAGATATTCAAGTGCTAGCCTCTGGCTGTGACTTTTACTCCTCGCCGCGCCTAAGTCCAGATTCCTCTAAACTCGCGTGGCTAAGCTGGAATCATCCCAATATGCCCTGGGATGGTACTCAACTCTGGGTAGCTCCAATCTTAACCGATGGTTCTATAGGTGTTGCAGAAGCTATTGCTGGTGGGGTAGATGAGTCGGTATTTCAGCCAGAGTGGTCACCAGATGGTGTCCTTTACTTTGTTTGCGATCGCACTAATTGGTGGAATCTCTACCGCTGGCAACCAACCCAAGGGGAAATCGAACCCCTGTGTGAAATGGAAGCCGAGTTTGGACTACCCCAATGGGTCTTTGGGATGTCTACTTATGGCTTCGATGGTGCCAATAGAATCATATGTACCTATACTCAGGCAGGAAACTGGCATTTAGCTAGTATTGACCTAAAAACGAAGCAGCGCTCCGACATTGCTACACCATACACCAGTATTGCAGACCTAAAGGTAACTGATAATCAAGCGGTTTTTATCGCTGGTTCCGTAACAGAAGCAAGCGCTATTGTTCAGTGGGACTTGACAAATGGACAAATCAATGTATTGAGGAAGTCGAGTGAGTTAGCTATCGATACTGGCTATCTATCGCGGCCTCAAGCGATCGCATTTCCGACAACTAATGGACTGACCGCCTATGGTTTCTTCTACCCACCACAAAACAAAGACTACACTGCACCAAAGTCCGAAAAACCACCCCTAATTGTTAAAAGCCACGGTGGACCTACGGCAGCGACTTCCAGTGCGTTTAACCTAAAAATTCAATACTGGACCTCTCGTGGTTTTGCCATGCTAGATGTCAACTATGGTGGGAGTACTGGCTATGGGCGGGACTATCGTCAGCGCCTGAAAAACAACTGGGGGATTGTAGATGTTGAGGACTGCACCAATGGCGCGCAATACCTAGCTGAGCAAGGACTAGTTGATAGTGAGCGACTGGCGATTGCTGGAGGCAGTGCAGGGGGGTATACAACTCTAGCTGCTCTGACATTCCGAGATGTGTTTAAAGCTGGCGCTAGCTACTACGGTATCAGTGATTTGGAGGTACTAGCCAAGGATACCCACAAATTTGAGTCCCGGTATCTAGATGGCTTGATCGGTCCTTATCCAGAACGTAAAGATTTATATCAACAGCGATCGCCTATTCATTTCACAGACCAACTGTCGTGTCCTGTAATTTTCTTCCAGGGGCTAGAAGACAAGGTAGTTCCTCCTAGTCAAGCAGAAATGATGGTGGCAGCTTTGAAGGCTAAGGGGTTACCTGTAGCCTATGTCACCTATGAAGGGGAGCAACACGGTTTTCGTAAAGCTGAAACGATTAAACGGACTCTGGAAGGGGAGTTGTATTTTTACTCCCGGGTATTTGGATTTGAGCTAGCAGAGGCGATAGAACCTCTAACTATCTATAATTATTAG